In Onthophagus taurus isolate NC chromosome 6, IU_Otau_3.0, whole genome shotgun sequence, a genomic segment contains:
- the LOC111413251 gene encoding uncharacterized protein isoform X1, translating to MASEPWLPPPKQGLYDPQLEKEACGVGFIAAIDGKRTNKIIVDAQRLSTAMNHRGACACDNDTGDGAGILSAIPHELYSANLKDSYGVQLPPLGHYATGIFYLDKLHHQESEEKFAALAKDLGMSVLAWRTVPTDSSSIGTVARNSEPFMRQVFVVPANTEVPEDVLDTQFFVLRKRATHLIPSPGKRFYICSLSRRIIVYKGQLTSDQLWLYFPDLLDPLFVTYLALVHTRFSTNTFPSWERAHPLRMLAHNGEINTLRGNVNFMKAREGVMKSDIFKENLQNLYPVVEPNLSDSGSADCVLEFLVHAGKRSLPEAVMTMVPEAWQNDPTMSSDKRDYYKWAACCMEPWDGPALISFTDGRYVGAILDRNGLRPSRFYITKDNVMVMASEVGVYDVAPENVIFKSRLKPGRMLLIDTVEKKVIQDIELKKNIAHARPHSIWLKEQITMEELRQAHLTSGNPIKAPYQPSGLDDKRLSLFGYSTEGIQMLLLPMINNKKEALGSMGNDAPLACLSQFQPLLYDYFKQLFAQVTNPPIDPFREKVVMSLQCPIGPESNILEPSSKQVHRLWLQQPILSISDLEVLKLTSHRNWSCQVIDITYDAFEGPPGLKTRLDQICLESEKASKKNEILILSDRQAGEERVPISSLLALGAVHHHLIETRNRMKVALVIESGEPREVHHICVLLGYGADAICPYLALELASSLRDTGVLDGGFTDEIIYQNYAQAMQTGISKVMAKMGISTLQSYKGAQIFEAIGLGEDIIDKCFKGTPSRVGGLPMDMLAIEIYERHRNTYKKQPDTLVLKDIGVYHYRTGGEKHINDPASIASLQEAASSKSQNAYDKFREATMAAVRSCLLRGRLELRTLDQPLPLSEIEPASEIVKRFNTGAMSFGSISMESHSALAVAMNKIGGKSNTGEGGEDPARYLDSQRRSAIKQVASGRFGVTSSYLAHADDLQIKMAQGAKPGEGGELPGFKVSAEIAKMRHSVPGVGLISPPPHHDIYSIEDLAELIYDLKCANPMARISVKLVSEVGVGVVASGVAKGKAEHIVVSGQEGGTGASSWTGIKNAGLPWELGVAETHQVLVLNNLRSRIVLQADGNIRTGFDVIVAAILGADEMGFSTAPLIAMGCTMMRKCHLNTCPVGIATQDPILRKKFTGQPEHVINYFFMLAEEVRLHMAAIGVRNFQQLIGRTDLLKPLESGSNKARCLNLNMILQNALHMRPGVNIVGGSERQDFQLEQRLDNELIKNCQEIIDGTKKEVKINLKITNECRAFGSTLSYYISKKYNEEGLPDGQRILINLTGSAGQSFCAFLAKGITCILEGDANDYVGKGLSGGEVIIYPPKASPFESHLNVIVGNVCLYGATSGKAFMRGIASERFAVRNSGATAVVEGVGDHGCEYMTGGTVLILGLTGRNFAAGMSGGIAYVWDIDGSFSMKCNPEMVELCKLEEKDDVSLVKGLLKEFIEKTGSVLAEKLLNDFETYRSQFVKVFPYEYQRALKSMKQIEENGVKTNNVAKPAVNGFEPKIQDIEDVIPDGVVEQKKLDKIRGFMKYPRETGLYRPAEKRLKDWDEIYNFTHVRKGLRIQAARCMDCGIPFCQSNSHGCPLGNIIPKWNHLVYQNNWKEALAQLLQTNNFPEFTGRVCPAPCEAACVLGISEPSVTIKNIECAIIDHAFEQGWIKPQPPTVRSGKTVAVVGSGPAGLACAAQLNKAGHLVTVFERNDRIGGLLEYGIPTMKLSKTVVQRRVDLMAAEGVIFKTNVNVGKDISAKELSEEYDAVVLSTGATWPRDLPIPGRQLGGIHFAMEFLESWQKRQLGTNQPGPHAKDKDVIVIGGGDTGCDCIATSLRHGAKSIVTFEILPEPGPKRGKDNPWPQWPRIFKVDYGHEEVKIRHGKDPRVFSIMTKEFIDDGKGNISGIRTVNIDWEKDDSGRWEMKQKPETEKVYPADLILLAMGFLGPERSISDQLDLDLDARSNYETNNYRTNINNVFAAGDCRRGQSLVVWAISEGRQAARAVDEFFKGESALPGPGGIIQPNPNPVFCPV from the exons ATGGCTTCCGAGCCGTGGCTGCCGCCACCTAAACAAGGTCTTTACGACCCTCAACTTGAAAAAGAAGCTTGCGGCGTTGGATTTATTGCCGCTATCGATGGAAAACGTACGAATAAGATTATTGTGGACGCTCAGCGTCTTTCCACTGCTATGAACCATCGTGGAGCTTGCGCTTGCGATAATGATACAGGAGATGGTGCTGGAATTCTTTCGGCAATTCCACATGAATTATATTCAGCTAATTTAaa agattCCTATGGTGTTCAATTACCACCTTTGGGTCACTATGCAACGGGAATTTTCTATTTGGATAAACTTCATCATCAAGAATCGGAAGAAAAATTTGCTGCTCTTGCTAAAGATCTTGGAATGTCGGTTCTCGCTTGGAGAACTGTTCCAACAGATAGTTCATCGATTGGAACTGTTGCGAGAAATTCCGAGCCGTTCATGAGacaa GTTTTTGTTGTTCCTGCTAACACGGAAGTTCCAGAGGATGTATTAGATACTCAATTCTTCGTATTACGAAAACGAGCTACTCATTTAATTCCATCACCTGGAAAACGTTTCTACATTTGTTCGCTAAGCAGAAGGATAATTGTTTACAAAGGACAATTAACGTCGGATCAATTATGGTTGTACTTTCCTGATCTGTTGGATCCGCTCTTTGTGACATATTTGGCTTTGGTGCATACCAGGTTTTCAACTAATACGTTTCCGAGCTGGGAAAGAGCTCATCCTTTAAG AATGTTGGCTCATAATGGAGAGATTAACACTTTACGTGGTAATGTTAATTTCATGAAAGCCAGGGAAGGTGTTATGAAGAgtgatattttcaaagaaaacttacaaaatttatatccAGTTGTTGAACCTAACTTATCAGATAGTGGTTCAGCTGATTGTGTGTTAGAATTTTTGGTACATGCGGGAAAACGATCTTTACCAgaa GCTGTTATGACGATGGTACCAGAAGCTTGGCAAAATGATCCAACAATGTCCAGTGATAAACGTGATTATTACAAATGGGCTGCATGTTGTATGGAACCATGGGATGGACCAGCTTTGATTTCATTCACAGATGGTCGCTATGTTGGCGCGATTTTAGATAGAAACGGTTTAAGACCATCTCGATTTTATATCACGAAAGATAACGTTATGGTTATGGCCAGCGAG GTGGGAGTTTACGATGTTGCACCTGAAAATGTCATCTTTAAAAGTCGTCTAAAACCGGGACGAATGTTACTTATTGACACCGTCGAGAAGAAAGTGATACAAGATattgaattgaaaaaaaatattgctcATGCAAGACCTCATTCAATTTGGCTAAAAGAGCAG attacAATGGAAGAGCTTCGCCAAGCTCATTTAACATCTGGAAATCCAATAAAAGCACCATATCAACCAAGTGGATTAGATGATAAAAGACTTTCACTGTTTGGGTATTCAACAGAGGGAATTCAAATGTTACTTCTTCCAATGATTAATAACAA gAAAGAAGCTTTGGGAAGTATGGGAAACGACGCCCCATTAGCTTGTTTATCCCAATTCCAACCACTCCTCTATGATTACTTTAAACAACTTTTCGCGCAAGTTACCAACCCACCAATAGATCCTTTCAGGGAAAAAGTCGTCATGTCGCTTCAATGTCCAATTGGTCCTGAATCGAATATTTTAGAACCATCCTCAAAACAAGTCCATCGCCTTTGGCTTCAACAACCGATTCTTTCAATATCcgatttagaagttttaaaattaacttccCACCGCAATTGGTCGTGTCAAGTAATTGATATTACCTACGACGCTTTTGAAGGACCGCCAGGTTTAAAAACGCGTTTAGATCAAATTTGTTTAGAGTCGGAAAAAGCCAgcaagaaaaatgaaattttaatcttatcaGATCGACAAGCCGGGGAAGAACGAGTACCCATAAGCAGTCTTTTAGCTTTAGGCGCCGTTCATCATCACTTAATTGAAACTAGAAATCGTATGAAAGTTGCGTTAGTAATTGAATCTGGCGAACCAAGAGAAGTCCATCACATCTGCGTTCTTCTTGGTTATGGTGCAGACGCAATTTGTCCTTATTTAGCTTTAGAATTAGCCTCAAGTTTAAGAGATACCGGCGTTTTAGATGGTGGTTTCACCGACGAGATTATCTATCAAAATTACGCCCAAGCTATGCAAACCGGAATTAGCAAAGTTATGGCTAAAATGGGAATTTCAACTTTACAATCTTATAAGGGAGCTCAAATTTTTGAAGCTATTGGTTTGGGGGaggatattattgataaatgttttaaaggtACACCTTCTCGAGTTGGAGGTCTTCCTATGGATATGTTGGCTATTGAAATTTATGAACGACATAGAAATACTTATAAAAAACAACCGGAtactttagttttaaaagatattggGGTGTATCATTATAGAACAGGTGGAGAAAAACATATTAATGATCCTGCTAGTATTGCGTCTCTTCAA gaAGCAGCATCATCTAAAAGTCAAAACGCTTATGATAAATTTAGAGAAGCAACAATGGCTGCAGTAAGAAGTTGCCTTCTTCGAGGTAGATTAGAACTAAGAACTTTAGATCAACCTTTACCACTTTCAGAAATAGAACCGGCCTCCGAAATTGTTAAAAGATTCAACACTGGCGCGATGAGTTTTGGTTCTATCAGCATGGAATCCCATTCAGCTTTAGCAGTAGCTATGAATAAA ATTGGTGGAAAAAGTAATACAGGTGAAGGTGGCGAAGATCCAGCTCGTTATTTAGATTCGCAAAGACGTTCGGCAATCAAACAAGTTGCTTCGGGTCGTTTCGGCGTAACATCGTCCTATTTAGCTCACGCGGAtgatttacaaataaaaatggcGCAGGGTGCTAAACCCGGTGAAGGTGGCGAACTCCCCGGTTTTAAAGTATCGGCGGAAATTGCGAAGATGCGCCATTCCGTTCCTGGGGTTGGTTTGATTTCGCCTCCACCTCACCACGATATTTATTCAATTGAAGATTTAGCCGAACTGATTTACGATTTAAAATGCGCCAATCCTATGGCGAGAATTTCCGTTAAATTAGTTTCTGAGGTTGGAGTTGGTGTTGTTGCTTCTGGAGTTGCTAAAGGAAAAGCTGAACATATCGTTGTTTCCGGGCAAGAAGGTGGGACTGGAGCTAGTTCTTGGACTGGTATTAAAAATGCTGGGTTACCTTGGGAATTGGGGGTTGCAGAAACTCATCAGGTGTTAGTTTTGAACAATCTAAGATCTAGGATTGTTTTACAAGCTGATGGAAATATCAGAACAG GTTTCGATGTAATTGTTGCTGCTATATTAGGAGCAGATGAAATGGGTTTTAGCACTGCCCCACTAATTGCTATGGGATGCACAATGATGCGAAAATGCCATTTAAACACTTGCCCAGTTGGAATAGCCACGCAAGATCCGATTCTTCGCAAAAAATTCACTGGTCAACCGGAACACGTCATCAATTACTTCTTTATGTTAGCGGAAGAAGTTCGATTACACATGGCTGCTATAGGTGTTCGGAATTTCCAACAATTAATTGGACGAACGGATCTTTTAAAACCCCTCGAATCCGGAAGTAACAAAGCGAGATGTCTCAACTTAAACATGATCTTACAAAATGCTCTTCATATGCGACCTGGAGTTAATATCGTCGGGGGTTCAGAACGTCAAGATTTCCAATTAGAACAACGATTAGataacgaattaatcaaaaattgtcaAGAAATCATTGATGGAACTAAAAAGGAAGTTAAAATCAATCTTAAAATCACCAATGAATGTCGTGCTTTCGGCTCAACTTTAAGTTATTATATTTCAAAGAAATACAACGAAGAAGGATTACCTGACGGTCAacgtattttaataaatctaacTGGAAGTGCCGGCCAAAGTTTTTGTGCTTTCTTAGCGAAAGGAATTACGTGTATTTTAGAAGGTGATGCGAATGATTATGTCGGTAAAGGTTTATCAGGAGGAGAAGTAATTATTTATCCTCCAAAAGCATCGCCGTTTGAATCACATTTAAACGTAATCGTGGGTAATGTTTGTTTATATGGCGCAACTTCCGGTAAAGCCTTCATGCGGGGTATCGCATCAGAAAGGTTCGCTGTGCGAAATTCTGGTGCGACAGCCGTTGTTGAAGGCGTCGGTGACCACGGTTGCGAATACATGACTGGAGGAACTGTTTTAATTCTCGGATTAACCGGAAGAAACTTCGCTGCGGGAATGTCAGGTGGAATTGCATACGTTTGGGATATCGATGGTTCATTTTCAATGAAGTGTAACCCAGAAATGGTCGAATTATgtaaattagaagaaaaagatGATGTTAGTTTGGTTAAGGGATTATTAAAAGAGTTTATCGAAAAAACCGGAAGTGTTTTGGCtgagaaattattaaatgattttgaaacGTATCGTTCTCAATTCGTTAAAGTATTCCCATATGAATATCAAAGAGCTTTGAAGAGTATGAAACAAATCGAAGAAAATGGGGTTAAAACTAATAACGTTGCAAAACCGGCCGTGAATGGTTTTGAACCGAAAATTCAGGATATTGAGGATGTTATTCCGGATGGTGTtgttgaacaaaaaaaattagataaaattcgCGGGTTTATGAAATATCCCAGAGAAACCGGACTTTATCGTCCGGCTGAAAAGCGATTGAAAGATTGGgatgaaatttataattttacccATGTGCGGAAAGGTTTACGCATTCAAGCAGCTCGTTGTATGGATTGTGGCATTCCATTTTGTCAGTCGAATAGTCATGGTTGTCCGTTAGGTAATATTATACCTAAATGGAATCATTTggtttatcaaaataattggAAGGAAGCTTTGGCCCAATTACTTCAAACCAATAATTTCCCAGAATTTACTGGACGTGTTTGTCCAGCACCATGTGAAGCTGCTTGCGTTTTAGGCATTTCAGAACCTAGCGTAACCATTAAGAACATCGAATGCGCAATTATCGACCATGCTTTTGAGCAAGGTTGGATTAAACCACAACCACCAACTGTAAGAAGTGGAAAAACTGTTGCTGTTGTTGGTTCTGGCCCGGCTGGTTTAGCTTGTGCAGCACAATTAAATAAAGCTGGACATTTAGTAaccgtttttgaaagaaaCGATCGTATTGGGGGTCTTTTAGAATATGGAATTCCAACGATGAAATTAAGCAAAACCGTTGTGCAAAGGAGAGTTGATTTAATGGCAGCTGAAggggttatttttaaaacgaatGTTAACGTAGGAAAAGATATTTCAGCAAAAGAATTGAGTGAAGAATACGATGCGGTTGTTTTATCTACTGGAGCTACATGGCCTAGAGATTTACCAATCCCTGGGCGGCAATTAGGTGGGATACATTTCGCGATGGAATTTTTAGAGTCTTGGCAAAAACGCCAATTAGGTACAAACCAACCTGGTCCTCACGCTAAAGACAAAGATGTCATAGTAATCGGAGGTGGCGACACCGGATGTGATTGCATCGCAACGTCTTTAAGACATGGTGCAAAATCAATAGTGACATTTGAAATTTTACCAGAACCGGGACCTAAACGTGGTAAAGATAATCCTTGGCCTCAATGGCCGAGAATTTTCAAAGTTGATTATGGACACGAAGAGGTTAAGATTAGACACGGAAAAGATCCTCGTGTTTTCAGCATAATGACGAAAGAATTTATTGATGATGGTAAAGGAAATATTAGTGGGATTCGTACCGTGAATATCGATTGGGAAAAAGATGATAGTGGCCGTTGggaaatgaaacaaaaaccaGAAACTGAAAAAGTTTATCCCGCTGATTTAATACTTTTAGCGATGGGATTCTTAGGACCAGAACGATCAATTTCCGATCAATTAGATTTAGATTTGGATGCTAGATCGAATTATGAAACGAATAATTATcgtacaaatattaataatgtttttgcaGCTGGag attGTCGTAGAGGCCAATCTTTAGTTGTTTGGGCAATATCAGAAGGTCGTCAAGCAGCACGAGCTGTCGATGAATTCTTTAAAGGTGAATCAGCACTACCAGGTCCTGGAGGAATAATCCAACCAAATCCAAACCCGGTTTTTTGCCCCGTTTAA